The DNA window GGTTCCTTCGTCGGCTCGCCGTCGATGGGGGCGGAGGCGAGGCCCGAGTCCATGGCGAGGAGGCGTCCGGGCCGGACGTTGCCGCGTGCCGTCTCCGCGCCGCGGACCTTGATGCGGTACTCGGTGGGTTCGAGTTGCATGTTGTCGCGGATGCGGACGGGCGGCATGACGAAGCCGGCTTCGGCGGCCATCTGTCGGCGGATGGCCTGGATGCGGTCGAGGAGGTCGCCGCCCTGCTGGGTGTCCACGAGCGAGACGAGGGCGTAGCCGACTTCGAGTTCGAGGACGTCGACCTTGAGGAGCGTCTCGATGGGTGGCGGCTCTGGCGGGGCCGAGGCGCGCTCGGACTGCTCTCTGGCCGTTTCGGCGCGCGAGGATCGCGTCATGGCCCATGCGAGGGCGCCGAGTCCGGCGGCGGTCGCCAGCAGCGGCAGCGTGGGAAGCGGGCTGAAGGCGAGGAGCGCGAGGAATGCGGCGGTGATGGCGAGTCCGCGCGGCTGACTGGTGAGTTGTCCCGTCAGTTCGTCGCCGAGTTGCTGCTTGGAGCCGGAGCGTGTGACGATGAGCGCGGCGGCGATGGAGACGACGAAGGAGGGTATCTGGCTGGTGAGTCCGTCGCCGATGGTGAGCTTGGTGAAGACCTCGGCGGACTGCCCCGCGGGCCAGCCGCGTTCGATGGTGCCGACCGCGAAGCCGCCGATGATGTTGACGGCGGTGATGATGATGCCTGCGATGGCGTCGCCGCGGACGAACTTGCTGGCGCCGTCCATGGCGCCGAAGAAGTCGGCCTCGCGGGAGATGTCTTCTCGGCGTCGGCGAGCCTCCGCCTCGTTGATGAGCCCGGCGTTGAGGTCGGAGTCGATCGCCATCTGCTTGCCCGGCATGGCGTCGAGCGTGAATCGTGCGGCGACCTCGCTGATGCGGGTCGCGCCCTTGGTGACGACGACGAACTGGACGATGATGAGGATGAGGAAGATGACGACGCCGACGAAGAGGGAGTCGCCCGCGACGAACTCGCCGAACGCGCTGATGACCTGTCCGGCGACACCGATTGCTTCCTCGGGGCTTCCGGCGTCGGCGGTGAGTATGAGGCGCGTGGAGGCGATGTTCAGGACGAGACGGAACATGGTGGTGGCGAGGAGGAGCGAAGGGAAGACGCTGAACTCGAGGGGTCGTCCCATCGAGATTGTGGTGAGGAGGACGATGACAGAGAGAGAGATGTTGAGCGAGATGAGGAGGTCCAGGGCGGGTGGCGGGAGCGGGACGAGGATGACCACCATCAGCATGACGAAGGCGATGGGGACGATGAGGCCGCGGTGCTTCGCGAGCGCGAGGAGCCACGCCGGCAGGCCGCTGCCGTTGGATGCGCCGTGTTGTGGCGGGTTGGTCGGGGCCATGGTTCAGCGTTCGATCAGCGTCCTGCTCTCGCGGTGCGACGGCGGCCGCGGGGGGCGCCTCGTTTGGTCGCGTGGTGCGAGGCGCGGCCTTCGAGGCGGTAGACGTAGGCGAGGATTTCGGCGACGGCCTCGTAGAGGTGGGGCGGGATTTCGCGACCGACCTCGACGCCGTAGTAGATGGCCCGCGCCAGGGGCGGGCGCTCGACGATGGGGACGCGATTGGCGGCGGCGACGTGGCGGATGCGGACGGCCATGTAGTCCGCGCCCTTGGCGATGAGCCGCGGCGCGCCCATGGACTCGGCGTCGTACTT is part of the Synechococcales cyanobacterium CNB genome and encodes:
- the flhA gene encoding flagellar biosynthesis protein FlhA, whose translation is MAPTNPPQHGASNGSGLPAWLLALAKHRGLIVPIAFVMLMVVILVPLPPPALDLLISLNISLSVIVLLTTISMGRPLEFSVFPSLLLATTMFRLVLNIASTRLILTADAGSPEEAIGVAGQVISAFGEFVAGDSLFVGVVIFLILIIVQFVVVTKGATRISEVAARFTLDAMPGKQMAIDSDLNAGLINEAEARRRREDISREADFFGAMDGASKFVRGDAIAGIIITAVNIIGGFAVGTIERGWPAGQSAEVFTKLTIGDGLTSQIPSFVVSIAAALIVTRSGSKQQLGDELTGQLTSQPRGLAITAAFLALLAFSPLPTLPLLATAAGLGALAWAMTRSSRAETAREQSERASAPPEPPPIETLLKVDVLELEVGYALVSLVDTQQGGDLLDRIQAIRRQMAAEAGFVMPPVRIRDNMQLEPTEYRIKVRGAETARGNVRPGRLLAMDSGLASAPIDGEPTKEPAFGLDAWWIDPAMRARAESMNYTVVDPTSVVATHLTEVVRANAADLLTREEVNNLLEGLRQRTPKLVEETVPGVVKTADLQKVLQNLLRERVPIRDVETILETLGDWAPKTQDPDVLTEYVRNALRRTICEQVAAPGTDGKRTIVCVTLDPSLEDQVAAYIDRGPAGTSVTMPARVAGAIAGQIVRALEKVTAAGRLPVVVASPQVRAVVRQIVEPHLPSVVVLGYNEVASPFEVESLSLVTPPKQHEPAVTAA